A window from Erythrolamprus reginae isolate rEryReg1 chromosome 11, rEryReg1.hap1, whole genome shotgun sequence encodes these proteins:
- the LOC139174501 gene encoding snake venom vascular endothelial growth factor toxin HF-like isoform X1, which translates to MARYLLAAAILFCIQGSLPGPEKERPYIHYMQLHRRSSCQPREVLVSVQREHPQEIAHFFRPSCVALQRCRGCCNNDRLKCFAVTKRTVRLQIMQVNGKKLTSQMEGMKFTEHLACECRPQRVDRTKNGKHKRSQVPEEPRATTVPFL; encoded by the exons ATGGCGAGGTACCTGCTGGCAGCTGCCATTCTCTTCTGCATACAG GGCTCCTTGCCAGGGCCGGAAAAAG AGAGGCCGTATATCCACTACATGCAGCTGCACAGGCGCAGCTCCTGCCAGCCCAGGGAGGTGTTGGTCAGCGTCCAGAGGGAGCACCCGCAGGAGATCGCCCACTTCTTCAGGCCCAGCTGTGTGGCCCTGCAGCGATGCCGCGGCTGCTGCAACAATGACCGGCTGAAGTGCTTCGCAGTGACCAAGCGCACCGTCCGGCTGCAG ATCATGCAGGTGAACGGCAAGAAACTGACCTCGCAGATGGAAGGGATGAAGTTCACAGAGCACCTGGCCTGTGAATGCAG GCCTCAGAGAGTGGACAGGACCAAGAACGGGAAGCACAAGAG GAGCCAAGTGCCGGAGGAGCCGAGAGCCACCACCGTCCCCTTCCTCTGA
- the LOC139174501 gene encoding snake venom vascular endothelial growth factor toxin HF-like isoform X2 — MARYLLAAAILFCIQGSLPGPEKERPYIHYMQLHRRSSCQPREVLVSVQREHPQEIAHFFRPSCVALQRCRGCCNNDRLKCFAVTKRTVRLQVNGKKLTSQMEGMKFTEHLACECRPQRVDRTKNGKHKRSQVPEEPRATTVPFL, encoded by the exons ATGGCGAGGTACCTGCTGGCAGCTGCCATTCTCTTCTGCATACAG GGCTCCTTGCCAGGGCCGGAAAAAG AGAGGCCGTATATCCACTACATGCAGCTGCACAGGCGCAGCTCCTGCCAGCCCAGGGAGGTGTTGGTCAGCGTCCAGAGGGAGCACCCGCAGGAGATCGCCCACTTCTTCAGGCCCAGCTGTGTGGCCCTGCAGCGATGCCGCGGCTGCTGCAACAATGACCGGCTGAAGTGCTTCGCAGTGACCAAGCGCACCGTCCGGCTGCAG GTGAACGGCAAGAAACTGACCTCGCAGATGGAAGGGATGAAGTTCACAGAGCACCTGGCCTGTGAATGCAG GCCTCAGAGAGTGGACAGGACCAAGAACGGGAAGCACAAGAG GAGCCAAGTGCCGGAGGAGCCGAGAGCCACCACCGTCCCCTTCCTCTGA
- the FOSB gene encoding protein FosB isoform X2 — MYQGFPGDFDSTSRCSSSPSAESQYLSSVDSFGSPAATATAAAAASAQECSGLGEMPGSFVPTVTAISTSQDLQWLVQPTLISSMSQSQQQQQQPPSGPPPPTVDPYDLPGPSYAAPGMGAYGAAPLTAPLAAATPPRSSRARPRRTREETLSPEEEEKRRVRRERNKLAAAKCRNRRRELTDRLQAETDQLEEEKAELESEIAELQKERERLEFVLVAHKGSCKIPYQDLAELSGQPGPSAEVSALALPVKEDPFGPSAPYSSVPLHYQQQAVGGLPAEREPPVEPATSGTAAVTTPRTL; from the exons ATGTATCAGGGCTTCCCCGGAGACTTCGACTCCACCTCCCGGTGCAGCTCGTCCCCCTCGGCCGAGTCCCAGTACCTCTCCTCGGTGGACTCCTTCGGCAGCCCCGCCgccaccgccaccgccgccgccgccgcctccgcgcAG GAGTGCAGCGGCCTTGGGGAAATGCCCGGATCTTTTGTGCCAACAGTGACTGCTATCTCCACAAGCCAAGACCTCCAGTGGCTGGTGCAGCCCACCTTGATTTCCTCAATGTCTCagtctcagcagcagcagcagcagccgccttcgGGGCCGCCCCCACCCACCGTGGACCCTTACGACCTGCCTGGGCCCAGTTACGCTGCCCCCGGAATGGGTGCCTATGGGGCTGCCCCTTTGACTGCCCCTCTGGCTGCGGCCACCCCGCCTCGGTCCAGCAGGGCCCGGCCCCGAAGGACACGGGAAGAAACG CTGTCcccggaggaggaagagaagcgcCGGGTCCGCAGGGAGAGGAACAAGCTGGCAGCCGCCAAGTGCCGGAATCGACGCCGGGAACTGACCGACCGGCTCCAAGCG GAGACGGACCAGCTGGAGGAAGAGAAAGCAGAGCTGGAGTCGGAGATTGCGGAGCTGCAGAAGGAACGGGAGCGGCTGGAATTCGTCCTGGTGGCTCACAAGGGCAGCTGCAAAATCCCCTACCAAGACCTCGCCGAACTGAGCGGGCAGCCAGGCCCCTCGGCCGAAGTCAGCGCCCTGGCCCTGCCGGTCAAGGAGGACCCCTTTGGGCCCTCGGCCCCCTACTCCTCGGTGCCCCTGCACTACCAGCAGCAGGCCGTGGGCGGACTCCCGGCGGAG AGGGAGCCACCTGTGGAGCCAGCCACCAGCGGAACAGCAGCAGTGACCACTCCCCGGACTCTCTGA
- the FOSB gene encoding protein FosB isoform X1: MYQGFPGDFDSTSRCSSSPSAESQYLSSVDSFGSPAATATAAAAASAQECSGLGEMPGSFVPTVTAISTSQDLQWLVQPTLISSMSQSQQQQQQPPSGPPPPTVDPYDLPGPSYAAPGMGAYGAAPLTAPLAAATPPRSSRARPRRTREETLSPEEEEKRRVRRERNKLAAAKCRNRRRELTDRLQAETDQLEEEKAELESEIAELQKERERLEFVLVAHKGSCKIPYQDLAELSGQPGPSAEVSALALPVKEDPFGPSAPYSSVPLHYQQQAVGGLPAEVAFSSSYFSPDEELTDLYPANPSYTSSFVFTYPEGATCGASHQRNSSSDHSPDSLNSPSLLAL; this comes from the exons ATGTATCAGGGCTTCCCCGGAGACTTCGACTCCACCTCCCGGTGCAGCTCGTCCCCCTCGGCCGAGTCCCAGTACCTCTCCTCGGTGGACTCCTTCGGCAGCCCCGCCgccaccgccaccgccgccgccgccgcctccgcgcAG GAGTGCAGCGGCCTTGGGGAAATGCCCGGATCTTTTGTGCCAACAGTGACTGCTATCTCCACAAGCCAAGACCTCCAGTGGCTGGTGCAGCCCACCTTGATTTCCTCAATGTCTCagtctcagcagcagcagcagcagccgccttcgGGGCCGCCCCCACCCACCGTGGACCCTTACGACCTGCCTGGGCCCAGTTACGCTGCCCCCGGAATGGGTGCCTATGGGGCTGCCCCTTTGACTGCCCCTCTGGCTGCGGCCACCCCGCCTCGGTCCAGCAGGGCCCGGCCCCGAAGGACACGGGAAGAAACG CTGTCcccggaggaggaagagaagcgcCGGGTCCGCAGGGAGAGGAACAAGCTGGCAGCCGCCAAGTGCCGGAATCGACGCCGGGAACTGACCGACCGGCTCCAAGCG GAGACGGACCAGCTGGAGGAAGAGAAAGCAGAGCTGGAGTCGGAGATTGCGGAGCTGCAGAAGGAACGGGAGCGGCTGGAATTCGTCCTGGTGGCTCACAAGGGCAGCTGCAAAATCCCCTACCAAGACCTCGCCGAACTGAGCGGGCAGCCAGGCCCCTCGGCCGAAGTCAGCGCCCTGGCCCTGCCGGTCAAGGAGGACCCCTTTGGGCCCTCGGCCCCCTACTCCTCGGTGCCCCTGCACTACCAGCAGCAGGCCGTGGGCGGACTCCCGGCGGAGGTAGCGTTTTCTAGTTCTTACTTTAGCCCTGATGAGGAGCTGACCGACCTGTACCCAGCTAACCCTTCCTATACGTCTTCGTTTGTGTTCACCTACCCAGAGGGAGCCACCTGTGGAGCCAGCCACCAGCGGAACAGCAGCAGTGACCACTCCCCGGACTCTCTGAACTCTCCCTCGCTCCTTGCTTTGTGA